Genomic window (candidate division KSB1 bacterium):
CACGCGCGCAAGGTGTTCCAACCCGACCTTACTCTGTCGCTCGCGAATAGAAAAAGTCTTGACCTGGGAGAGGTCTAGCCTGGTGAACTTCGGCCCAGGATCGCTTTTCCTTTTGTTGGGAGGGATATTGTTCATGCTCTTTTAACCCCCTTTGCTCTCTCCAGCTCGATGGTCACCGTGCCCACGACTACTTTGCTCTTCAGCTGCACGGGGAGGCGGGCGCGGTCATCAGAAATCCACAGCTGCATCCGGCCGCCGCCCTTGAACACCCCTCCTCCGTCGCGCAGGAAGGGCTCCACCACCAGGCAGTCAAACACTCCTGCGGAGACGCGCACCCTTTCGCGCCGCTGAACTGCGACCTTCAGGTCATACACCTTGCGATCGGCGTGGTTGGCCACTGAGAGCGTGTCCCCGACTTTGAAGTCTTGGGTGCGCAGAAAGTAAACCATGGAGATTACATCCTGTACAAAGGGTGGTACGCGGAGGGTGTCTTTGCCAGTTATGGCCAAATTGCGGTGCTGATCGTAGGTAGTGAGCTTGTGTGCCCGATACTTGCCCTCGCGCAGGTGTTTCTCAAAGCGCCATGGGAACAGGCCCTGCACATCCACAAACGATTCCGCTACATCGCGGACTTCGTAGATGGAAGAAAAGGCCCGGTTGGACTGTGCCTGGGTGTAAATGTGGTAGCAGAGCCTTCCTGCTACTCTAACTGTATCTCGGACCGCCATCTTCGCCGAGCCGGCCGACACCATGCCGTAGCGCACGGCAAAAGTAAGCTCCTCCCCGAGCCCCCAGGCGTTGTTCGGCACCACGCGCAACGGGGCCAAAGGTGAGGAGAACATGTGTGTGGTGGTGACCAGCGAATCATGCTTCGTTGCCTCTGAGGTGTTGGCTTGGACGCGGACTGTGTCAACAGCCGGCGGCGCCTTGCGCGAAGTATCCTGCACTTGAGGCATCCAAAGTAGCGCGAGTACGATGGCACAGACAGAAAGGGATCGAATCATCGACTTGTCCTATGTCGAGAATGAGACGCAGCAAGCTTGCGCGCGGCAAGGGCGAATGCCTGGTCGACGCTGATTGCCGCCATGCAGTCCCAGTGTGGACACTTTGCGCCGGTGCAGTGGTCGCATGGCTCCACCTCGGGGGTCAGCACCGAGTCTAGGCGGCCGTAGGGGCCCCAGCGCTCCGGC
Coding sequences:
- a CDS encoding DUF3108 domain-containing protein, which translates into the protein MIRSLSVCAIVLALLWMPQVQDTSRKAPPAVDTVRVQANTSEATKHDSLVTTTHMFSSPLAPLRVVPNNAWGLGEELTFAVRYGMVSAGSAKMAVRDTVRVAGRLCYHIYTQAQSNRAFSSIYEVRDVAESFVDVQGLFPWRFEKHLREGKYRAHKLTTYDQHRNLAITGKDTLRVPPFVQDVISMVYFLRTQDFKVGDTLSVANHADRKVYDLKVAVQRRERVRVSAGVFDCLVVEPFLRDGGGVFKGGGRMQLWISDDRARLPVQLKSKVVVGTVTIELERAKGVKRA